One window of the Salvia miltiorrhiza cultivar Shanhuang (shh) unplaced genomic scaffold, IMPLAD_Smil_shh original_scaffold_358, whole genome shotgun sequence genome contains the following:
- the LOC131004214 gene encoding leucine-rich repeat receptor-like serine/threonine-protein kinase RGI4: MPVFQWRLLFFFLAFFSPVSGLNSQGQALLAWKRTLNGSVDALSGWTPDHQTPCSWFGVACNLKNEVVEINLKYIDLLGNVPADFSSLRTLNQLVLCGTNLSGAIPQTLGELQQLKVLDLSDNSLTGEIPNAICNLPKLEQLHLNSNRLEGPIPGEIGNLAGLMELTLFDNQLVGGIPASIGKMKQLIVLRAGGNKNLGGPLPQEIGNCSNLAMLGLAETSISGFLPPSLGQLKNLQTLAIYTTLLSGQIPPELGDCTELRNIYLYENSLAGSIPVQLGKLGRLENLLLWQNSLVGTIPPELGNCSRLLVIDASMNSLTGEIPESFGNLSLLQELQLSVNQISGKIPGQLGGCAGLTHIELDNNQISGSIPSEFGNLRNLSLLFLWQNRLEGNIPPSLSNCENLEAVDLSQNELTGPIPSGIFDLQNLNKLLLLANNLSGPIPPEIGNCSSLIRFRANDNKLTGNVPAEIGKLKSLNFFDLGSNRLSGIIPPEISGCRNLTFLDLHSNSISGNLPNDLDHLVALQFLDVSENMIGGTLSWSLGSLISLTKLVLGLNRFSGPIPSELGSCSRLQLLDLSSNELEGQIPASLGKIPALEIALNLSWNRLSGGIPEEFTALDRLGVLDISHNQLSGDLHYLADLQNLVALNVSHNNFSGRVPDTLFFSKLPLSVLASNPELCLSGSACAADKGSSGRRGKGARVAMVVLLCTACILLLTALYLILGGKIRARRSHDGDLDNEDDVELGGPWEVTVYQKLDLSIADVAKCLTPVNVLGHGRTGVVYRALTSGGTTIAVKRFRSSEKCSASAFSSEIATLARIRHRNIVRLLGWAANQKTKLLMYDYLPNSTLGALLHEGRGERVEWETRFKIALGVAEGLAYLHHDCAPPILHRDVKTHNILLGDRYEPCLADFGLARFMEDENAGSFSTHPQLAGSYGYFAPEYASMVKITEKSDVYSYGVVLLEIITGKKPIDPSFPEGQHVVQWVRDHLKSKQDPVDIIDQKLQGLPDTQIQEMLQALGIALLCTSNRPDDRPAMKDVVALLKEIKHEPDLAHKPAARSPKGSELPSSYSSSSVTPSQLLLLQGSSNCSLAYSSSSTNYNKEHQ, translated from the exons aTGCCTGTTTTTCAATGGCGtctgcttttctttttccttgcATTCTTTTCCCCTGTTTCCGGCCTTAATTCTCAGGGCCAAGCGCTCCTCGCGTGGAAGCGGACCTTGAACGGCTCCGTCGACGCGCTCAGCGGCTGGACCCCCGACCACCAGACCCCGTGCTCGTGGTTCGGGGTCGCCTGCAACCTCAAGAATGAGGTTGTTGAGATCAATTTGAAGTATATTGATCTCCTCGGAAATGTTCCAGCTGATTTTAGTTCGTTGAGGACTTTGAACCAGCTGGTTCTGTGCGGGACTAATCTCAGTGGGGCGATTCCGCAAACACTAGGCGAGCTTCAACAACTCAAGGTGCTCGATTTGAGCGACAATTCATTAACAGGGGAAATTCCTAATGCAATTTGCAATCTGCCGAAGCTGGAGCAGCTCCATCTCAATAGCAACAGGCTTGAAGGTCCAATTCCGGGCGAAATTGGGAACCTCGCCGGCCTGATGGAGCTGACGCTGTTCGATAACCAGCTCGTCGGCGGAATTCCGGCGAGCATTGGGAAGATGAAGCAGCTGATAGTGTTGAGAGCCGGCGGGAACAAGAATCTTGGCGGCCCTCTACCTCAAGAGATCGGAAACTGCTCGAATTTAGCCATGTTGGGCCTGGCGGAGACCAGTATTTCCGGCTTCCTGCCGCCGTCGCTCGGGCAGCTCAAGAACCTGCAAACTCTGGCCATCTACACGACCCTCCTCTCCGGCCAAATCCCGCCGGAGTTAGGCGATTGCACCGAGCTTCGCAACATTTATTTATACGAAAACTCCCTAGCGGGATCGATTCCTGTTCAGCTGGGGAAACTGGGGAGGCTGGAGAATCTCCTGCTGTGGCAGAACAGTTTGGTCGGAACCATCCCTCCCGAGCTCGGCAACTGCAGCAGATTGCTCGTGATTGACGCGTCGATGAATTCGCTAACCGGAGAAATTCCGGAGTCGTTCGGGAATTTAAGCTTATTGCAGGAGCTGCAGCTGAGCGTGAACCAGATTTCCGGCAAGATTCCGGGTCAGCTCGGCGGCTGCGCAGGACTGACTCATATCGAGCTCGATAACAACCAAATCTCCGGCAGCATTCCGTCGGAGTTCGGCAATCTTCGCAACTTGAGCCTGCTGTTTCTATGGCAGAATCGGTTGGAGGGAAACATTCCGCCATCTTTATCCAACTGTGAAAACCTCGAAGCCGTTGACTTGTCGCAGAATGAGTTGACAGGTCCGATTCCGAGTGGAATATTCGATTTGCAGAATCTCAACAAACTTCTGCTGCTGGCTAACAATCTCTCCGGCCCCATTCCGCCGGAAATTGGGAACTGTTCGTCGCTGATCCGGTTTCGCGCCAATGATAATAAGCTCACCGGAAATGTGCCGGCGGAGATTGGGAAGCTAAAGAGTTTGAATTTCTTCGATCTCGGATCGAATAGGCTGTCTGGGATCATACCCCCGGAGATTTCTGGATGCCGGAATCTCACGTTTCTTGATCTGCATTCGAATTCGATATCGGGGAATTTGCCCAATGATTTGGATCATCTTGTTGCTCTGCAGTTTCTAGATGTATCTGAGAATATGATCGGAGGTACGTTGAGTTGGAGCTTGGGCTCGCTGATCTCGCTGACGAAGCTGGTTCTCGGGCTGAACCGGTTCTCAGGCCCAATCCCTAGCGAGTTGGGATCGTGTTCACGGCTGCAGTTGCTTGATTTGAGCAGCAATGAGCTGGAGGGGCAGATTCCGGCGAGTTTGGGGAAGATTCCAGCGCTAGAGATCGCTCTGAACCTGAGCTGGAACCGGCTTTCAGGCGGGATACCGGAGGAGTTCACGGCATTGGACCGGTTGGGGGTGCTGGATATCTCTCACAACCAGCTCTCCGGCGACCTTCACTACTTGGCTGATCTTCAGAATCTTGTTGCGCTCAATGTCTCCCACAACAACTTCTCCGGCCGCGTGCCAGACACGTTGTTCTTCTCCAAGCTGCCGCTCAGCGTCCTGGCCAGCAACCCGGAGCTGTGCCTCTCCGGCAGCGCATGCGCGGCCGACAAGGGCAGCAGCGGTAGGCGCGGAAAGGGGGCGAGGGTAGCAATGGTGGTGCTGCTCTGCACCGCATGCATCTTGCTGTTGACCGCTCTCTACTTGATCCTCGGTGGCAAGATCCGGGCCCGCAGGTCCCACGATGGCGACTTGGACAACGAGGATGATGTGGAGTTAGGGGGACCATGGGAGGTCACCGTGTACCAGAAGCTGGACTTGTCAATCGCCGATGTGGCCAAGTGTCTGACACCTGTCAACGTGCTCGGCCACGGCCGGACTGGGGTCGTCTACCGGGCTTTGACTTCAGGGGGGACCACCATTGCGGTGAAGAGATTCCGATCGTCAGAGAAGTGCTCAGCCTCCGCGTTTTCATCGGAGATCGCGACACTGGCCCGTATCCGCCACCGGAACATCGTGAGGCTGCTAGGGTGGGCCGCTAATCAGAAGACCAAGCTATTAATGTACGACTATCTCCCTAACAGCACATTAGGGGCGTTACTGCACGAGGGGCGAGGGGAGAGGGTCGAGTGGGAGACCCGGTTCAAGATAGCGTTGGGAGTCGCCGAGGGCCTAGCTTACCTGCACCACGACTGTGCGCCGCCCATCCTCCACCGCGACGTCAAGACTCATAATATTCTACTCGGAGATCGATACGAGCCGTGTTTGGCTGATTTTGGACTAGCAAGGTTTATGGAGGATGAGAATGCTGGCTCATTTTCAACACATCCCCAACTTGCTGGATCATACGGTTACTTTGCTCCAG AGTATGCTTCCATGGTAAAGATCACGGAGAAGAGCGACGTCTACAGCTATGGCGTCGTCCTACTAGAAATCATAACGGGCAAGAAGCCCATCGACCCTTCGTTCCCAGAAGGCCAGCACGTGGTCCAGTGGGTGCGCGATCACCTAAAGAGCAAACAGGACCCAGTCGACATAATAGACCAAAAACTTCAAGGCCTCCCAGACACACAAATCCAAGAAATGCTCCAAGCCCTTGGAATAGCCCTTCTCTGCACCAGCAACCGACCGGATGACCGCCCTGCCATGAAAGACGTGGTTGCCCTGTTGAAGGAGATCAAGCACGAGCCCGACCTAGCACACAAGCCCGCGGCTAGATCGCCTAAAGGGTCCGAGCTCCCCTCCTCATACTCGTCCTCATCAGTCACCCCGTCTCAGCTGCTGCTTCTCCAAGGATCATCTAATTGCTCCCTGGCTTACTCATCTTCTTCCACAAACTACAACAAAGAGCATCAATGA